The genomic window GCTTGCGTAGCGGCCACAGCCGAACCGACCTTCCGGTGATCATGGTCACGGCGCGCACCGACAGCAAGGATGTGGTCGAAGCTCTGGACCTCGGCGCGAACGACTACGTGACCAAACCCGTGGACATGGCGGTGGCGCGTGCGCGCGTGCGCACACAGGTGGCTCTGAAGCGGGCCGAAGCGGCGGTTCATATCAGCGAGGAGCGCTACGCGTTGGCCGCCCGCGGGGCCAACGACGGTCTCTGGGACTGGGATCTGCTTCGGAACGAGGTCTACTTCTCGCCCCGCTGGTTCTCGATCCTGGGACTCTACGGCCAATCCGCCAGCAATCAACTGGCGTTGTGGCTCGATCGCGTCCATCCGGCGGATCTGGAGCGGCTGAAGCAGGCCATCGACGATCATCGCGAGGGACGCACTGTCCACTTCGAGAACGAACACCGTCTCCGACACCGGGACGAGGACTATCGCTGGGTGCTCACCCGCGGCGTCGGGATTCGCGACGCGTCCGGTCGCGTGACGCGAATGGCCGGTTCGCTGACCGACATCACCGAAAACAAGTTCGTCGATCCGCTGACCTCGCTCCCCAACCGGCTGCTGCTCAACGACCGGCTCGAGCGCAGCATCGAACGATCCCGGCGCGCCCCCGAGTCCCTTTCCGCGGTCATCCTGATCGACATCGACCGGTTCAAGGACATCAACGAAAGCGCCGGTCCCGGTGTGGGGGATCAGTTGCTGCTTACGATCGCCCGGCGACTGGAAGAGAACGTCCGCGAGGCCGACACCGTGGCCGCGAAGGGCCGCGTGCCGACGGTCGCGAGGCTGAGAGGCGACGAATTCATCGTGCTGCTCGAAGACATCAAGCACGCCGGAGATTCTCGGATCGTCGTGGAGCGCGTCCTCTCCGCGCTGGACGGACCGTACCGGATCGAGGGTAGGGAGATCTTCGCCAGCGTCAGCGCCGGCGTGCTGGAGGATCTCGGGAACAGCGGGAGCGTCGTCGACGTCCTGCGCGACGTGGATATCGTCCTACACCGGGCCAAGGCGCTCGGCGGCGGTCGCTACGCGGTGTTTGACGACTCCATGCGCGAGCACGTGATGCGTCGTCACGACGTCGAGAGCGGCCTGCGCCGAGCGATCGAGCGGGATGAACTGCGGCTGCACTATCAGCCGATCGTTAATCTCGCGGACGGCGCAATCCGCGGCTTCGAGGCCCTCTTGCGCTGGAAGCACGCGACTCGCGGCCTGATCAGCCCGGTCGAGTTCATCCCGGTCGCCGAAGAAACCGGTTTGATCGTGCCGATCGGCACGTGGGTGCTGAACGAAGCGTGCCGGCAGGCGCGGGAGTGGCAACGGGCGCATCCCACCGATCCGATACTGCTGATGAGCGTCAACCTGTCGATGAAACAGATTGCGGAGCCGGACTTCATCGAACACGTCAAGCGTGCGCTCGACGACACCGGTCTCGATCCGCGGGGCTTGAAGCTGGAAATCACGGAAAGCGTGGTGGTCGACAACGTGGAGCGCGTGGTCGAAACGCTGAACAACTTGCACGAACTGGGCATCGAAGTCTCGATCGACGACTTCGGCACGGGATACTCGTCGTTCGCCTACCTGCAGGAGCTGCCGGCGGACTGGATCAAGATCGACCGTTCCTTCGTCTCGCGTGTCGACAGCGACCTGGAGACCCCCCAGATCGTGCGCGCCATCGTGGAACTGGCCGGTCAACTGGGGATGGGGGTCATTGCGGAAGGCGTCGAAACCCACGAGCAGGCCAGACTGCTTGACCTGATGGGCTGCAAGTACTGCCAGGGCTTCCTCTACTCGAAGCCGGTCGAGGCTGACCAGGCTTCCGAGTTGCTCGACCGCGGGCTGGTCATGCCGGACGAGGCGGAGGTCGCGGTCCAACAACCGGTCGATCTGACCGAATCCTGATCCCTCTGCCCCTCTCGACCGCCGAGCATCCCGGCCAGTCTTCAGACTCCCCCGGATTCCGCTACCTGGCGGGTTGGCACGCAGGATGCAACCGGCAAGGCTGAAACAGGACTCCTACGAGAGGGCAGCCGCCGTGAGACGCATAAAGATCACCGCAAGCAACGCGATCTTCCTGGCGATGGCGCTGGGCGCCCTCGTCGTCATCGCGACGGGCGGGCAGGACCGTGAGGCCGACAGCTACATCGTACAGGGCTCCGATGCCGCGACCGTGGCGGCGGTGGTTCGCGCCCAGGGCGGCACCGTGACGCACGAGCTGGGAATCATCGACGCCGTCGCCGCGCGCCTGACCGAGGCCCAACGTGCCGCGATCGCGGCGCACGTGTCGGGGCTGCGAATCCATGACAATCGGGCGGCGACGGCTGCTGCGCGCGGCAGCGACAACCGCTCGGGCCGCCAGGCCATGACGGACAGTCCCGCGAACAACCTCATCCCCTACGCCGCGGCGCCGGTGCTGGTCTCCGCGGATCTGCTCCACGATCAAG from Acidobacteriota bacterium includes these protein-coding regions:
- a CDS encoding EAL domain-containing protein yields the protein MTQDGHRPDENGTILIVDDNEMNLDMLSRRMRRAGYDTVSVDSGREALQAVEGGEIDLVLLDIEMPEMSGLEVLKCLRSGHSRTDLPVIMVTARTDSKDVVEALDLGANDYVTKPVDMAVARARVRTQVALKRAEAAVHISEERYALAARGANDGLWDWDLLRNEVYFSPRWFSILGLYGQSASNQLALWLDRVHPADLERLKQAIDDHREGRTVHFENEHRLRHRDEDYRWVLTRGVGIRDASGRVTRMAGSLTDITENKFVDPLTSLPNRLLLNDRLERSIERSRRAPESLSAVILIDIDRFKDINESAGPGVGDQLLLTIARRLEENVREADTVAAKGRVPTVARLRGDEFIVLLEDIKHAGDSRIVVERVLSALDGPYRIEGREIFASVSAGVLEDLGNSGSVVDVLRDVDIVLHRAKALGGGRYAVFDDSMREHVMRRHDVESGLRRAIERDELRLHYQPIVNLADGAIRGFEALLRWKHATRGLISPVEFIPVAEETGLIVPIGTWVLNEACRQAREWQRAHPTDPILLMSVNLSMKQIAEPDFIEHVKRALDDTGLDPRGLKLEITESVVVDNVERVVETLNNLHELGIEVSIDDFGTGYSSFAYLQELPADWIKIDRSFVSRVDSDLETPQIVRAIVELAGQLGMGVIAEGVETHEQARLLDLMGCKYCQGFLYSKPVEADQASELLDRGLVMPDEAEVAVQQPVDLTES